Within Schumannella luteola, the genomic segment CTGCCGCCGACGCCGATCCAGGTGGGGATGCGGCCGCTCTCGGTCTTGGGGAAGACCTCCTGGTCGGCGAGCGGCGGGCGCACGGTGCCGCTCCAGGTGACGGGGCCCTCCTCGAGCAGGTGGGCGAAGAGGTCGAGCTTCTCCTCGAACAGCACGTTGTAGTCGCTGAGCGGGAAGCCGAAGAGCGGGAACGACTCGGTGAAGGAGCCGCGACCCAGCTGCACCTCGGCGCGGCCGTTCGACAGCGCATCCACCGTCGCGAAGCGCTCGAAGACGCGCACCGGCTCGTCGGAGCTCAGCACGGTCACCCCGCTCGCCAGGGTGATGCGCTCGGTGCGCGCGGCGATCGCGGCGAGCACGACCTCGGGCGCGGTGACCGCGAAGTCGTCGCGGTGGTGCTCGCCGATCGCGATCGCGTCGACGCCGACCCGGTCGGCGAGCACGGCCTGCTCGACGACGTCGCGGATCACCTGCGCGTGCGGCACCGGGTTGCCGTCGTCGTCGCTCGAGACGTCGCCGAAGGTGCCGAGGCCGAAGCGCACGGGGCCGAGACCCTCCGTGCCCGAGTCGGCGGCGGTTGCGGCGGCGGTCGCGGCCGGGTCGGTCGAGGCGGGGGTGCTGGGGCTGCTGTCGGCGGTGCTGTCGCTCATGATGACTCCATCTTCATGCGTTTGCATTGATCGGCACAACCCGGATCCGGGCGACGTCATTCCCGCCTCCGCGTCGTCGGCATCCGCTAGAACGGAGACGCCCGCACGAACGGAGTGTGCCATGCCCTTCGTCGATCTCGACGGCCGACCGCTCGACCGCGTGCCGCTGCTCTACCGCGGCGGCCGCGACTTCCAGCTCGAGGCGGGCTTCGCCTGGATCGATCCGCAGGACGGCACACGCCACGAGGTCGCGCCGCACGACACGAGCCGCCCGGCGAGCGATCCGCAGAACGGCACCGACCTCGCGTCCGTGCCCCCGTTCCTCTGGGGCCTTGTCGCGAGCTACGGCCGGCAGACGCTCCCCGCGATCCTGCACGACCGGCTCGTGGATGCCGTCGACACCGCCGTCGACACCGCCGGCCGCCCGGCGAGTCCTGTCGAGCGGATGCGGCGTCGCGACCGCGCCGACGGCGTCTTCCGCCGCGCGCTCGAGGAGGCCGGGCTGCCGCGGTCGAGGGCGACCGTCATGTGGAGCGCGGTGCGGGTCGAAGGCTACTGGCGGCATCGCCGCGGTCTCGGCGCGCTGCTGGTCGCGCAGCTCGTGCTCGGCGTCGTCGCGGTCGTGGCCGGCGTCGTGCTCGGCGTGGTCGCACATCCGCTCGCCCTCCTCCTGCTGCTCGCACCGGCGCCGTTCGCGCTCGCCTGGCGTCGGCAGGCGCGGTTCGTGCTGCCCGCCGCCTACCTCGCTGCGCTCTACTCGCCGCTCGTGATCGCCGCGGCCGCCGCCTCGGCCGTCGAGTACCTCGTCGCGCTGCTGCTCTGGCTCGCCGGCGGCCGCACCGGCTCCACGCCACGCCCGGGCCCGACCCTGCGCTGAGACGACGGCCGCCCCTGAGATCCCGCTATGCCCGGGCGGTCAACCGCCTGGACGCCGCATGGGACTCCCCCTCGCTCGCGGGTACGCGGTCTAGCGTCGAAACACGACAGAATGAACCGAGCTTCCGGCCACGGGACTCCGAACCCCTGGGGTGCTCCCCCGGTTCCCCCGCGACCGCCACCGATCGAAAGAGCCTCTCCGTGCCGTCTGAACTGCGCATCGGCAGCTACAACCTCTGGAAGAACGCCGCCGCCCACGAGCTCGAGCAGCTCGC encodes:
- a CDS encoding DUF1353 domain-containing protein, yielding MPFVDLDGRPLDRVPLLYRGGRDFQLEAGFAWIDPQDGTRHEVAPHDTSRPASDPQNGTDLASVPPFLWGLVASYGRQTLPAILHDRLVDAVDTAVDTAGRPASPVERMRRRDRADGVFRRALEEAGLPRSRATVMWSAVRVEGYWRHRRGLGALLVAQLVLGVVAVVAGVVLGVVAHPLALLLLLAPAPFALAWRRQARFVLPAAYLAALYSPLVIAAAAASAVEYLVALLLWLAGGRTGSTPRPGPTLR
- a CDS encoding LLM class flavin-dependent oxidoreductase, with product MSDSTADSSPSTPASTDPAATAAATAADSGTEGLGPVRFGLGTFGDVSSDDDGNPVPHAQVIRDVVEQAVLADRVGVDAIAIGEHHRDDFAVTAPEVVLAAIAARTERITLASGVTVLSSDEPVRVFERFATVDALSNGRAEVQLGRGSFTESFPLFGFPLSDYNVLFEEKLDLFAHLLEEGPVTWSGTVRPPLADQEVFPKTESGRIPTWIGVGGSPESVVRAARYNLPLMLAIIGGEPLRFKPYADLYRRAQTQLEVPALPIGVHSPGFIAETDDQAREIFWPHYQVMNARIGAERGWPPITREHFEGEIEGGSLYVGSPETVATKIAATVQGLGIQRFDLKYTSGPIPNRHLLEAVRLYGEEVVPRVRAILGEAPAAS